The Blautia hydrogenotrophica DSM 10507 genome window below encodes:
- a CDS encoding S1C family serine protease encodes MSDERYEIQQTNQNVYQANETEGENFEREYEKGARNSSETGPELGKPKKGKKPYLKENHKRLLKRAAALALSGVLLGGAAGVSFVAVNRIAQDSSEAEKVVSSTPTLQTAADTKDGNIKGQSLDVSDIASATMPSIVSITNKSVQEVQNYFDMFGMGGQMQEQEVESAGSGIIVGQNDTELLIVTNNHVVENADTLSVAFVDNEVYEAAIKGTDADNDLAVVAVKLEEISDDTMSEIKAIQLGDSENLQVGEQVVAIGNALGYGQSVTTGIVSAVDRQLDEASCNLIQTDAAINPGNSGGALLNMQGQLVGINSAKLASTEVEGMGYAIPVSVAQPIMEDLMSRTTREKVSEDQASSIGIKGVDVDSETAETYGMPQGAYVAEVNEGSAAEKAGLKEGMIITKFDGTSVKSMSDLKAQLAYYAAGETVNLTVSVADNGEYQEKDLQITLDAADKTEETNSEQEGENSFQENFQGFQGDGLW; translated from the coding sequence ATGAGTGACGAGCGTTATGAGATTCAGCAGACGAATCAAAATGTATATCAAGCCAACGAGACAGAGGGGGAAAATTTTGAGAGAGAATACGAAAAGGGGGCGCGGAATTCTTCGGAAACAGGCCCTGAGCTGGGAAAACCGAAGAAAGGGAAAAAACCTTATTTAAAAGAAAATCATAAAAGACTGTTAAAAAGAGCGGCTGCTCTGGCGCTGAGTGGAGTGCTGCTCGGAGGTGCGGCAGGGGTATCATTCGTGGCGGTGAACCGGATTGCACAAGATTCCTCAGAGGCCGAGAAAGTTGTTTCAAGTACACCTACGCTTCAGACAGCCGCAGACACTAAAGATGGAAATATAAAAGGACAGTCTTTGGATGTCTCCGACATTGCCAGCGCAACGATGCCTTCTATTGTATCGATTACCAATAAATCAGTGCAGGAAGTTCAAAATTATTTCGATATGTTCGGAATGGGCGGTCAGATGCAGGAACAGGAAGTGGAGAGCGCTGGTTCTGGCATTATTGTAGGGCAAAATGATACGGAGCTTTTGATTGTGACTAATAATCATGTGGTAGAGAATGCGGATACCTTGTCAGTAGCTTTCGTGGACAATGAAGTGTATGAGGCGGCTATCAAAGGAACGGATGCAGATAATGATTTGGCGGTTGTGGCTGTGAAGCTGGAAGAGATCTCTGATGACACAATGTCTGAGATCAAGGCAATTCAGTTGGGTGATTCAGAGAACCTCCAAGTGGGTGAACAGGTGGTCGCCATCGGAAATGCCCTGGGATACGGCCAGTCTGTGACGACAGGGATTGTCAGCGCAGTGGATCGGCAGCTAGATGAAGCTTCCTGTAATTTGATTCAGACGGATGCGGCGATCAATCCTGGAAACAGCGGCGGAGCCCTTTTGAATATGCAGGGACAGCTGGTGGGTATCAATTCGGCGAAACTTGCATCCACTGAGGTGGAGGGCATGGGATATGCCATCCCGGTATCGGTGGCTCAGCCGATTATGGAGGATTTGATGAGCCGTACAACGAGAGAGAAGGTTTCCGAAGATCAGGCATCTTCTATAGGAATCAAAGGTGTGGATGTAGACAGCGAGACGGCAGAGACTTACGGAATGCCTCAGGGTGCTTATGTCGCTGAGGTAAATGAGGGCAGTGCGGCGGAGAAAGCAGGACTGAAAGAAGGCATGATTATCACGAAATTCGACGGTACTAGTGTGAAGTCTATGTCTGATTTGAAAGCCCAGCTTGCCTACTATGCGGCGGGTGAGACGGTGAACCTAACCGTGTCTGTGGCTGATAACGGAGAATATCAGGAGAAAGATTTGCAGATCACTTTGGATGCGGCGGATAAGACTGAGGAGACGAATTCCGAACAGGAAGGTGAAAACAGCTTTCAGGAGAATTTTCAAGGATTCCAAGGCGATGGACTTTGGTGA
- a CDS encoding ABC-ATPase domain-containing protein — protein sequence MNTSTQLRSQLASIHRKSYPAYKSLKGSYDFQRYIFHIEHVQGDPFASPSNVRVFVPHSKAGFPEEYYQTAHTRVALQDYLIRRMEKELSPHSFQAKGSGKSGILRITHCGQEILERTACKIDRQGIHVRFEIGFPANGRTINAPELEKIFFSILPDCVFHALYYKNQNPDTVLQVFELAEDQYFIRQELSRLGLTAFVADGAILPRQSGVSDLPMKNCIPFSSPESLRIQLQLPHKGALTGMGLPRGITLIVGGGYHGKSTLLQALEMGVYNHRKGDGREYVITDSTALKIRAEDGRHIQQVDISLFINDLPNQKDTRAFTSLDASGSTSQAANIAEGLYGGSRLFLIDEDTSATNFMVRDKMMQTLIRREKEPITPFLERIREIYEHSGCSTILVAGSSGAFFHKADTVIQMDSYRPIDITKAAKELCQKYPLLPTEKPPYHAPKDKRIVLPHNDRHSRHGSRGPERAKLKVLSKDAFSINRETVDLRYVEQLADVEQTAALAQLLRYTLENLADGRNTVPQICQQLEKLLQKDGLDGLFGTSMVPGNLAMPRMEEIRSCLNRYRGWKN from the coding sequence ATGAACACATCGACACAACTACGAAGCCAACTAGCTTCCATACACCGAAAGAGTTATCCTGCCTACAAGTCACTGAAAGGCAGCTATGATTTCCAGCGTTACATTTTTCATATCGAGCACGTTCAAGGAGACCCTTTTGCCTCTCCTTCCAATGTCCGTGTCTTTGTCCCTCACAGCAAGGCTGGTTTTCCAGAAGAATACTATCAGACTGCACACACAAGAGTTGCTCTGCAGGATTATCTCATCCGCCGCATGGAAAAAGAATTGTCTCCCCATAGCTTCCAGGCAAAGGGTTCTGGAAAGAGCGGAATTCTCAGGATTACTCATTGCGGACAGGAAATTCTCGAACGGACGGCCTGCAAAATTGACAGACAGGGAATTCATGTACGTTTTGAAATCGGATTTCCCGCCAATGGAAGAACGATCAATGCACCAGAACTGGAGAAAATCTTTTTTTCTATTCTCCCAGACTGTGTTTTTCACGCTCTCTACTACAAAAATCAAAATCCCGACACAGTTCTTCAAGTTTTCGAGCTGGCCGAAGATCAATACTTCATTCGACAGGAGTTGTCACGTTTAGGTCTCACCGCATTTGTGGCGGATGGAGCCATCTTGCCCAGGCAAAGCGGTGTCAGCGACCTCCCTATGAAGAACTGTATTCCGTTTTCCTCTCCTGAGTCTTTGAGGATTCAGCTTCAGCTCCCCCACAAAGGAGCCTTGACAGGAATGGGGCTCCCTCGTGGCATCACACTGATTGTCGGAGGAGGCTACCACGGAAAATCCACTCTGCTCCAAGCTCTGGAAATGGGGGTCTACAATCACAGAAAAGGAGACGGACGCGAGTACGTTATCACAGACTCCACTGCCTTAAAAATCCGAGCAGAAGATGGGCGCCACATTCAGCAGGTGGACATCTCCCTGTTTATCAATGATTTGCCCAACCAAAAAGACACTCGGGCTTTTACCTCTCTGGACGCCAGCGGCAGCACCTCTCAGGCCGCCAATATCGCAGAAGGACTCTACGGGGGTAGTCGTCTATTTTTGATCGACGAAGATACCTCCGCCACGAATTTCATGGTCCGCGACAAGATGATGCAGACCCTAATCCGCAGGGAAAAAGAACCAATCACCCCGTTTTTGGAACGAATCCGGGAAATCTATGAACATTCCGGCTGTTCCACAATCCTTGTGGCCGGCAGTTCCGGCGCCTTCTTCCACAAGGCCGACACCGTGATACAGATGGATTCCTATCGACCTATAGACATCACAAAAGCTGCAAAAGAACTGTGTCAGAAATATCCGCTCCTTCCAACTGAAAAACCACCTTACCACGCTCCCAAGGATAAGCGAATTGTCCTCCCCCACAATGACAGACACAGCCGCCATGGCAGTCGAGGGCCTGAACGCGCAAAGTTAAAAGTGCTCTCAAAGGATGCTTTCTCCATCAACCGTGAGACCGTAGATCTTCGCTATGTAGAACAACTGGCTGATGTGGAACAGACTGCTGCCCTTGCTCAGCTTTTGCGCTATACTCTAGAAAATTTAGCAGATGGACGCAATACTGTGCCGCAAATCTGCCAACAGTTAGAAAAATTACTGCAAAAGGACGGGCTGGACGGACTTTTTGGCACTTCCATGGTCCCTGGTAATCTAGCTATGCCCAGAATGGAAGAGATTCGTTCCTGTCTGAACCGCTACCGAGGCTGGAAAAACTGA
- a CDS encoding NifB/NifX family molybdenum-iron cluster-binding protein has product MPRPSKEKRVCRLPLCDRFQAAYCRCPNHRIQMSVEEYETIRLIDYMGLTQEECAAAMDVGRATVQTLYTDARKKLARFLVEASSLEIQGGNFVIGQNGSRCGREKRQDAKKGDYKMRLAVTFENGEIFQHFGHTEQFKVYDVEDGKISGAQIVDTNGSGHGALAGFLKDLGVDVLICGGIGGGARNALAEAGIELFPGACGDADAQVESYLAGNLNYDPDTVCNHHGHGHGEGNCEDHGQHECGHHCGE; this is encoded by the coding sequence ATGCCAAGACCGAGTAAAGAAAAACGAGTCTGTAGACTACCGCTGTGCGACCGGTTTCAGGCGGCGTATTGCCGTTGTCCGAACCACAGAATTCAGATGTCCGTGGAAGAGTACGAGACCATACGGTTGATTGACTATATGGGATTGACCCAGGAAGAGTGTGCGGCTGCTATGGACGTGGGAAGGGCGACAGTTCAGACTCTGTATACTGATGCACGTAAAAAGCTCGCGCGTTTTCTGGTAGAGGCTTCTAGCTTGGAGATACAAGGAGGCAACTTTGTGATCGGCCAGAATGGTTCTCGCTGCGGCAGAGAAAAAAGACAGGATGCTAAGAAGGGAGATTATAAGATGAGATTAGCAGTTACCTTTGAAAATGGAGAAATTTTTCAGCACTTTGGACACACAGAACAATTTAAAGTTTACGACGTAGAAGATGGAAAAATCAGCGGTGCTCAAATTGTGGATACCAATGGAAGCGGTCATGGAGCTCTAGCTGGTTTCTTGAAAGATTTAGGAGTAGATGTGTTGATTTGTGGAGGTATTGGCGGTGGAGCTAGGAATGCTCTGGCAGAAGCTGGGATTGAGTTGTTTCCGGGGGCTTGTGGAGATGCCGATGCCCAAGTAGAATCTTATCTTGCAGGAAATTTAAACTATGATCCTGACACAGTCTGCAATCACCATGGACATGGACACGGAGAAGGTAACTGTGAAGATCATGGACAACATGAGTGTGGACATCACTGCGGTGAGTAA
- a CDS encoding AAA family ATPase — protein METRKSQKALVIVTGGPGTGKSYAATKIKEAIPGLTTISYDEIKEKEFDRFGFDNEKEKERLNWFSLEEFYLTLRYHMWLEEDIMIEYPFYQRHKERLAELIEDYDYQAVTVYLYGDWRVIYERGVNRDRGENRHLGHLTTCYHKGMTQKDENFVPDTFMTYEEFRRALDVKNYDICLGYHIPVDITDFSKVDYGEVAKKICEQIGTKNY, from the coding sequence ATGGAGACACGAAAGAGTCAAAAAGCATTGGTGATTGTGACAGGGGGACCGGGGACGGGAAAGAGTTATGCAGCTACAAAGATCAAAGAAGCGATTCCAGGACTGACAACGATTTCCTACGACGAGATTAAGGAAAAGGAATTTGACCGTTTTGGGTTTGACAATGAAAAAGAAAAAGAACGGCTGAATTGGTTTAGCCTAGAAGAGTTTTATTTGACATTGAGGTACCATATGTGGCTGGAAGAAGATATTATGATTGAGTATCCGTTTTACCAAAGACATAAAGAACGCCTGGCAGAGCTGATCGAAGATTATGATTATCAGGCAGTCACTGTCTACCTCTATGGGGATTGGAGAGTAATTTATGAAAGAGGCGTGAACCGAGACAGAGGAGAGAATCGGCATTTGGGCCATTTGACGACTTGTTATCATAAGGGTATGACCCAAAAAGATGAGAACTTTGTGCCGGATACTTTTATGACTTATGAAGAATTTCGTAGAGCTTTGGATGTGAAAAATTATGATATTTGTCTGGGTTATCATATTCCGGTGGATATCACGGATTTTTCAAAGGTGGACTATGGGGAAGTGGCGAAGAAAATTTGTGAACAGATTGGAACAAAAAATTATTGA
- a CDS encoding acyltransferase family protein, which produces MNSTVKERDYFFDNYRFLLIFLVVVGHFIEPCFRNHPMLSILKGIIFSFHMPAFIFISGYFSKKTSSLKKLIQTLLIPYFVYEVVYYILYIYALHAETKLYLAYPKFTLWYLIALFAWRIVAPWFQKLPFHLPLAFLGGLLIGLTDLDNFLSIPRIVYFFPFFLAGMDFKPEWVKKLRTSQYQRPILIIGLPITLAGLAALCYCTSSIQIFYGRYAYKIMNLRPLEGILTRILCYVISFALIFAVMMLISGKKLPCSYIGQRTMPIYIFHGLLFQSIDRTSEFLSEIQTLPEVIFLLMMCLFLVWFFSTKPFLFITNKIAHLIS; this is translated from the coding sequence ATGAATTCTACTGTAAAAGAAAGAGATTATTTTTTTGATAATTATCGGTTCCTTCTAATTTTTCTCGTGGTCGTCGGCCACTTTATTGAACCTTGCTTTCGCAATCATCCAATGCTGTCCATATTAAAAGGAATTATCTTCTCTTTTCATATGCCGGCTTTCATTTTTATATCCGGTTATTTCTCCAAAAAAACCTCTTCCCTGAAAAAGCTGATTCAAACCCTATTAATACCGTATTTCGTCTACGAAGTCGTCTACTATATACTGTATATTTATGCACTGCATGCTGAAACAAAGCTCTACTTAGCCTATCCTAAATTTACTCTGTGGTACTTAATCGCACTATTCGCCTGGAGAATCGTGGCTCCATGGTTTCAGAAACTTCCGTTTCACCTGCCTTTGGCTTTCCTAGGCGGTCTACTGATCGGCCTGACGGATTTAGACAATTTTTTGAGCATTCCCAGAATTGTCTATTTCTTCCCATTTTTCCTGGCGGGCATGGATTTTAAACCCGAATGGGTCAAAAAACTTCGTACCAGCCAGTACCAACGTCCGATTCTGATCATTGGACTTCCCATTACTCTGGCTGGACTGGCCGCTCTGTGCTACTGCACCTCGTCCATCCAGATATTTTACGGCAGATACGCTTATAAGATCATGAATCTACGGCCCTTGGAGGGCATCCTGACGAGGATTTTGTGTTATGTCATCTCTTTTGCACTGATTTTTGCTGTTATGATGCTGATTTCAGGTAAGAAACTGCCCTGCTCCTATATCGGACAAAGGACCATGCCCATTTACATCTTTCATGGACTGTTGTTTCAGAGCATTGATCGTACCAGCGAATTTCTCAGTGAAATACAGACATTGCCGGAAGTAATCTTCCTCCTGATGATGTGTCTATTCCTCGTATGGTTTTTCTCCACAAAACCATTTTTATTCATCACCAATAAAATTGCCCATCTGATCTCCTGA
- a CDS encoding B3/4 domain-containing protein, with the protein MKFEVYPELFQALPQACFGVVAVKGVDNTKTSSKIEALLAENIQKCEEKYNGKKVKEQPEILPYREAFRTLGINPNKFMCSIEALLTRIAKGKGFPHINTVVDLGNAVSIQYDLPIGAHDMDTVPEALCVRAAKEGDHFTPFGSDQTETPDLGEIVYVSGEEVRTRRWTWRQSEIGKITEKTQNLLFPIDGFTDVNKETVLEARDLLAKLLEETFNCQVVTGFVDKDSPVFTCDL; encoded by the coding sequence ATGAAATTTGAAGTTTATCCTGAGCTCTTTCAAGCTCTACCCCAAGCTTGTTTTGGTGTCGTAGCAGTCAAAGGCGTAGACAATACCAAAACTTCTTCCAAAATAGAAGCCCTGCTGGCTGAAAATATTCAGAAATGTGAAGAAAAATATAATGGTAAAAAGGTAAAAGAACAGCCGGAAATTCTTCCATACCGGGAAGCATTTCGTACCCTAGGCATCAATCCCAACAAATTTATGTGTTCCATCGAAGCACTACTCACTCGAATTGCAAAAGGAAAAGGATTTCCCCACATCAATACAGTCGTGGACTTAGGAAATGCGGTCTCCATACAGTATGATCTTCCTATCGGAGCTCACGATATGGATACAGTTCCTGAAGCATTATGTGTCCGGGCCGCCAAAGAAGGCGACCACTTCACTCCTTTCGGTTCTGATCAGACAGAAACGCCAGACTTAGGGGAGATCGTCTACGTCTCCGGCGAGGAGGTACGCACACGCCGCTGGACTTGGCGTCAAAGCGAAATCGGCAAAATCACAGAAAAAACTCAAAATCTTCTATTTCCCATCGACGGTTTCACAGATGTGAACAAAGAAACCGTCCTAGAAGCCCGCGATCTGCTGGCAAAACTTTTGGAGGAGACTTTTAACTGTCAGGTAGTCACAGGTTTTGTAGATAAAGACTCTCCAGTCTTTACCTGTGATCTTTGA
- a CDS encoding prepilin peptidase: protein MNFAWVVAAVVGIAVGNIVKRITGKYMNLGGRGRIWQTKADFERTVGSKVRYINGLLYGLIVAVHGSNLESGFYCLMASALLILAFTDWNSYLIPPEINLFLFCLGLVHLVLDWGEWPSYLLGAAGVGIPLWIVFEISKGRSLGGGDVKLMAAVGLLLGFWRGTFTFLIACMAAAFIQSLCLSAGRKEKIIALGPYLAVGTLFMALWGEVCLSYFRKMMRWAFCVKFFTL from the coding sequence ATGAATTTTGCGTGGGTAGTGGCAGCAGTGGTAGGAATCGCTGTGGGAAATATCGTGAAGAGAATCACAGGAAAATATATGAATCTGGGCGGTCGGGGGAGAATATGGCAGACAAAAGCGGATTTTGAACGGACAGTGGGCTCGAAGGTGAGGTATATCAATGGCTTGCTCTATGGCCTGATTGTAGCGGTTCACGGCAGTAATCTAGAAAGTGGCTTCTATTGCCTGATGGCGTCTGCCCTTCTGATTCTGGCTTTTACAGACTGGAACAGCTATCTGATTCCACCGGAAATCAATCTATTCTTATTCTGCCTCGGACTGGTGCATCTGGTATTGGATTGGGGAGAATGGCCTAGTTATCTACTGGGAGCTGCGGGAGTCGGAATACCTCTCTGGATTGTATTTGAGATTTCAAAAGGGAGGAGCCTTGGGGGTGGAGATGTGAAGCTGATGGCAGCGGTGGGCTTGCTCCTGGGCTTTTGGAGGGGCACTTTTACGTTTTTGATAGCCTGCATGGCTGCAGCGTTCATACAGTCGCTGTGTTTGTCTGCTGGGCGGAAAGAGAAGATAATTGCTCTGGGGCCTTATCTCGCTGTAGGGACTCTGTTTATGGCACTGTGGGGAGAGGTTTGTCTGTCTTATTTTAGGAAAATGATGCGATGGGCTTTCTGTGTGAAATTCTTTACACTATAG
- a CDS encoding nucleoside kinase, producing MEGKMVQVTVGDEVREYPDGICYVDIVREYQREYQDTIMLVMANGKLRELHKHLHRDCELKFVTVADEAGHKTYKRSASMILTKAVYDIAGKENVDQVMLHFSIGSGYYYTVKGRVKIDEEFLAQVRERMRELVNARIPFYKRSVRTDDAVEIFRSQRMMDKVSLFEFRRVSRVNLYSLEDYQDYYYGFMAYDTGYIPYFDLVLYDHGFVLQLPERSAPTKVPLFVASPKIFQVQMGTEEWGDMLEISTVGELNQRIVREGIEHVVLLQEALQETKLSDIAQQIIQAGHRKFIMIAGPSSSGKTTFSHRLSIQLAAHGLRPHPIAVDNYFVNREDTPLDEFGNKNYECLEAIDVEAFNRDMMELLQGKRVELPEFNFKTGQREYKGNYLQLGKEDVLVIEGIHGLNDKLSYALPKESKFKIYISALTQLNVDEHNRIPTTDGRLIRRIVRDAKTRGTSARETIAMWPSVRRGEEQNIFPFQEEADVMFNSALIYELACLKVYAEPLLFGIPKDVPEYLEAKRLLKFFDYFIGVPSETVPKNSILREFIGESCFNV from the coding sequence ATGGAAGGAAAGATGGTACAGGTCACGGTAGGAGATGAGGTCAGAGAATATCCAGATGGAATCTGCTATGTGGATATTGTGAGAGAATATCAAAGAGAGTATCAGGACACGATTATGCTAGTAATGGCCAATGGGAAGCTCAGAGAGTTGCATAAGCATCTGCACAGGGACTGTGAGTTAAAGTTTGTGACAGTGGCGGATGAGGCAGGGCATAAAACCTATAAAAGAAGTGCCAGTATGATCTTGACGAAAGCAGTTTATGACATAGCCGGAAAAGAAAATGTGGACCAGGTGATGCTCCATTTTTCCATAGGAAGCGGATATTACTATACGGTGAAAGGCAGAGTGAAAATTGACGAAGAGTTTCTTGCTCAGGTACGGGAGCGTATGAGAGAGCTTGTGAATGCCAGGATACCTTTTTACAAGCGTAGCGTGCGTACAGACGACGCGGTGGAGATTTTCCGCAGCCAAAGGATGATGGATAAGGTAAGTCTTTTTGAGTTTCGCCGGGTTTCCAGGGTGAACCTCTATAGTCTTGAGGATTACCAGGACTATTACTATGGGTTCATGGCTTATGATACAGGATACATTCCGTATTTTGATCTCGTGCTCTATGATCACGGCTTCGTACTGCAACTTCCGGAACGCAGTGCACCCACGAAGGTACCTCTTTTTGTGGCATCTCCAAAGATCTTTCAGGTTCAGATGGGAACGGAAGAGTGGGGAGATATGTTGGAGATCTCCACGGTCGGTGAACTGAATCAAAGGATTGTGAGAGAGGGAATTGAACATGTAGTTTTGCTCCAGGAGGCTTTGCAGGAGACGAAGTTGTCTGATATTGCGCAGCAAATTATTCAGGCAGGACACAGAAAATTCATCATGATTGCAGGGCCTTCCTCGTCAGGAAAGACGACGTTTTCCCATCGACTGTCTATTCAGCTGGCGGCTCACGGGTTAAGGCCCCATCCGATTGCGGTGGACAATTATTTCGTGAACCGGGAAGACACTCCATTAGATGAGTTTGGAAATAAGAACTATGAATGTCTGGAAGCCATTGATGTGGAAGCGTTTAACCGAGATATGATGGAGCTGCTTCAGGGTAAGAGGGTGGAGCTTCCAGAATTTAACTTTAAAACAGGGCAGAGGGAATACAAAGGAAATTATTTGCAGTTGGGAAAAGAGGATGTGCTGGTGATCGAGGGGATTCATGGCCTGAATGATAAGCTCAGTTACGCACTTCCCAAAGAGAGCAAATTTAAGATTTATATCAGTGCTTTGACTCAGCTCAATGTAGATGAGCACAACCGAATTCCCACCACAGACGGACGTCTGATACGAAGAATCGTCCGGGACGCGAAGACTAGAGGAACATCGGCTAGGGAGACGATTGCCATGTGGCCGTCCGTGAGGCGAGGAGAGGAGCAGAATATTTTTCCGTTTCAAGAAGAGGCGGATGTGATGTTTAACTCCGCACTGATCTATGAGCTGGCGTGCCTGAAAGTATATGCGGAGCCGCTATTGTTTGGGATACCCAAAGACGTGCCGGAGTATCTAGAGGCAAAACGCCTGCTGAAGTTTTTTGATTATTTCATAGGCGTTCCTAGTGAGACGGTTCCGAAGAATTCTATCCTCAGGGAGTTTATCGGTGAGAGCTGCTTCAATGTATGA
- a CDS encoding Nif3-like dinuclear metal center hexameric protein, with protein MKICEVTGWLEERYPCAYAEEWDNVGLLVGDDEREVSKIFLALDLTEETLEQAIDFGAELIVTHHPMIFSGVKKINNHSFIGRRILKLVSNGIAYYAMHTNYDILGMAKLSADYLMLQGQKVLAVTAEREGRQEGLGRVGLLPREMTLGELAGLVKERLELPDVKVYGELGKKVKTAAVCTGSGKSLIPDVLKAKAQVYVTGDIDHHTGIDAVADGLSIIDAGHYGTEYIFAKAMKEELRQQFGQLEVEQARTKFPYTCI; from the coding sequence ATGAAGATTTGTGAAGTTACAGGATGGCTAGAGGAGAGGTATCCCTGTGCATATGCGGAAGAATGGGACAATGTGGGGCTCTTGGTGGGAGACGACGAAAGAGAAGTCAGCAAAATCTTTCTAGCTCTGGATTTGACAGAAGAGACGCTAGAACAGGCCATAGATTTTGGCGCGGAGCTCATTGTGACACATCACCCTATGATTTTTTCCGGAGTGAAAAAGATTAATAATCACAGTTTTATTGGAAGAAGAATTTTAAAGTTGGTCAGCAATGGAATTGCTTACTATGCAATGCATACGAACTACGATATTTTGGGAATGGCGAAGCTGAGTGCGGATTATCTGATGTTGCAGGGACAGAAGGTTCTGGCGGTGACGGCAGAACGAGAGGGACGCCAGGAAGGTCTCGGACGTGTGGGCCTTTTGCCCCGAGAGATGACTTTGGGCGAGCTGGCAGGTTTGGTAAAAGAGCGGCTGGAATTGCCTGACGTGAAGGTCTATGGAGAATTGGGGAAAAAAGTCAAAACTGCCGCCGTCTGTACAGGTTCCGGAAAAAGTCTGATTCCGGATGTCCTGAAAGCAAAGGCGCAGGTATATGTGACGGGAGATATCGATCATCACACGGGCATTGATGCAGTTGCGGACGGTCTGTCTATCATTGACGCCGGGCACTATGGAACCGAATACATTTTTGCGAAAGCGATGAAAGAGGAGCTGAGACAGCAGTTTGGCCAGCTAGAAGTAGAACAGGCCAGGACGAAGTTCCCATATACTTGTATCTGA
- a CDS encoding tRNA (adenine(22)-N(1))-methyltransferase, with protein sequence MQLSKRLEAIASMVTPGNRLVDVGCDHGYLPIALVRRQIIPSAIAMDVRSGPLGRAKENIEAYGLNPYIETRLSDGLEALQPGEGDTLSVAGMGGPLIERILSRNVEVSESFQELILQPQSEIGNFRRYLVECGFTVSQEDMVWEDGKFYPIIKAVFKKTAHKDRYTDIEFYYGKRLLESRHPVLYSYLEKELEKVQQIARRLQASSTVNAKKRLREILKEKQRIEAAMRVYEDL encoded by the coding sequence ATGCAGTTATCAAAGAGACTGGAAGCAATCGCGTCGATGGTCACTCCGGGAAACCGTCTGGTGGATGTGGGATGTGACCATGGATACTTGCCGATCGCACTGGTGAGACGGCAGATTATCCCTAGTGCCATAGCCATGGATGTTCGAAGTGGTCCTCTTGGGAGGGCTAAAGAGAATATTGAAGCATATGGCCTGAATCCATACATAGAGACCAGGCTGTCCGATGGCCTGGAAGCACTTCAGCCCGGTGAAGGAGACACTTTGAGCGTTGCGGGTATGGGTGGCCCTCTTATAGAGAGAATACTGAGTCGGAATGTGGAAGTCAGCGAAAGTTTTCAAGAGCTGATTTTGCAGCCACAGTCAGAGATCGGAAATTTCCGTAGATATTTGGTGGAGTGCGGCTTTACAGTTTCCCAGGAGGATATGGTGTGGGAAGATGGCAAGTTCTATCCCATCATCAAAGCTGTTTTCAAAAAAACTGCGCACAAAGACAGGTATACAGACATAGAATTTTACTACGGAAAGCGGTTGTTGGAGAGCCGCCATCCGGTGCTGTACAGTTACTTGGAAAAGGAACTGGAAAAGGTTCAGCAGATTGCCCGGAGGCTTCAGGCTAGTTCCACGGTGAACGCGAAGAAACGTCTTAGAGAAATATTGAAGGAGAAGCAGCGGATTGAGGCTGCCATGAGAGTTTATGAAGATTTGTGA